The following are encoded in a window of Panicum virgatum strain AP13 chromosome 5N, P.virgatum_v5, whole genome shotgun sequence genomic DNA:
- the LOC120675729 gene encoding bidirectional sugar transporter SWEET2a-like, with protein MDWGVPALMNSVADPSYRDLCCYGAGIAGNVFAFVLFISPLPTFRRIVRNGSTEQFSGMPYIYSLFNCLICMWYGLPFVSYGVILVTTVNSIGAVFQLAYTAVFIAFADAKERLKVSGLLAAVFLVFGLIVYVSLALLDHNTRQTFVGYLSVASLIFMFASPLSIINLVIRTKSVEYMPFYLSFSMFLMSVSFFIYGVLLHDFFVYTPNGIGTILGIIQLLLYAYFRKGSRGDDRLPLLVTNT; from the exons ATGGATTGGGGTGTTCCGGCATTGATGAACTCCGTAGCCGACCCGTCCTACCGGGACCTCTGCTGCTACGGGGCCGGAATCGCAG GGAACGTCTTCGCCTTCgtcctcttcatctccccaCT GCCGACATTCAGGCGGATCGTTCGGAATGGATCCACGGAGCAGTTCTCGGGTATGCCCTACATCTACTCGCTTTTCAACTGCCTCATCTGCATGTGGTACGGCCTACCCTTCGTCTCGTACGGCGTCATCCTCGTCACCACCGTCAACTCCATCGGCGCCGTCTTCCAGCTCGCCTACACCGCCGTATTCATCGCCTTTGCTGACGCCAAGGAGAGG TTGAAGGTCTCTGGTCTCCTGGCAGCTGTCTTTCTGGTGTTCGGCCTGATTGTATATGTTAGTTTGGCCTTGCTTGATCACAATACACGACAGACATTCGTTGGATATCTCAGCGTCGCATCCCTCATATTCATGTTCGCGTCTCCCTTGTCCATCATT AATCTGGTCATCAGGACAAAGAGTGTGGAGTACATGCCCTTCTATTTATCATTTTCTATGTTCCTGATGAGTGTATCGTTCTTCATATATGGGGTGCTGCTACATGATTTCTTCGTATAT ACTCCAAACGGGATTGGAACCATATTGGGTATCATACAGTTGTTGCTGTATGCCTACTTCAGAAAAGGATCAAGAGGGGACGACAGACTGCCACTGCTAGTCACAAATACATGA